The DNA segment tttacaattacaattaaaagTTGTTTGGAATCAGttatttttaacatatattGGATTTGTCTATTTACTTTAGAAAATGAATAcatagcttttatttttgtcacatttaaatcatagcacagtgaaatttgAACACATCCCAACTTTGAAGCTTATGTTCAGAGTGCATGATGCAGTGCCCATGATGCAGTGCCCATGATGCACAGCCTTGTCCAGGGtctcaacagtggcagcttgacacTTGGCTTGGACCCCATTCTTCgtatcaacaacccagagtctgAACTACCCCTgccaacaacccagagtctgAACTACCCCTgccaacaacccagagtctgAACTACCCCTgccaacaacccagagtctgAACTACCCCTgccaacaacccagagtctgAACTACACCTgccaacaacccagagtctgATCTACCCCTgccaacaacccagagtctgAACTACCCCTGCCAACAATCCAGATTCTGAACTAACCCTgccaacaacccagagtctgAACTACCCCTGCCAACAATCCAGATTCTGAACTACCCCTGCCAACAATCCAGATTCTGAACTACCCCTGCCAACAATCCAGATTCTGAACTACCCCTGCCAACAATCCAGATTCTGAACTACCCCTGCCAACAATCCAGATTCTGAACTACCCCTGCCAACAATCCAGATTCTGAACTACCCCTGCCAAcatcagaattagaatcagaataTATAAACTTTGCCGCACTCATTATTGCTATTGGTTTTTGATAAGCAATGGGTTTTTCTCCTGAAGCACACTACATTGCTCATCTGAAGTGATCTCATCTCATGCATACACTTCTGTTCTTCAATATCCATGGAGTGAAACGCGTTTCCATGGTTACGACAGCAATAATTCTCATTGGTAGTTCTGGCTGTAAGGATTGTGGGAAAAGAAGTACCTCACAAGCACTTTGGCAAATGATTACCAGATCTAGAAAAATACAGAATCTGATTGATGCATTCTACAGTTATGTTATCACTTAGCAATAGCTAAGTGAATATATATAGCTAAGTGAGAATATATACGTATTAAACTTGATTTGAAATGTAggcaaaaatagaaatataacatTCAGAGGTGCCAACCGTGCTTATAGACAAATGTCAGAATGTATTTGTACACAATGCTTTGGATAATAATTCAAATCTATACTTAGCTAGTTTAGTGCCCAAATTGCACTTACAGTTTTCAGGCTTTGCTCCCAGCTCCTTTACAGACTGCATGCTGTGAATCTGGATGTTCTCTGGATAGCTGGCGGTGCTGAGGCTCTTGTTGTCCACGTAAATTATGTGCCTCAGTTTGGGGATTTGAGAAAGGACACTCtatacaaaaataacacaacatcatATAGCATGTTaactgtttatataaaaaagattaacaTCACAGCATCAATGCAGCCAGAActatttaattaacaaaaaaaaactacaacatGGGCACAAGTCATGCATGTGGCCTTCCTGTAGATGAGACACTAATCAGAGAGGAGAGAATAATTCACCTTTAACTTAGTTTCCAGAAGCTCCATACTAGTGACCAAGTGAGTCACGCCACACTCATTTAGTCCAAAAGCCACGGCGTCTTCTCCAAGAGTCGCATAAAATGTGACCACTGTAAAAAGCACAATCATATAAGGCATGACCGGTAACTTAataattcttaaataaatacagaacaaTAAAGCACTGTGTTCCACAGTAAGACATTTCAGTCAGTAACAGGACCTTTCGACCCATTTCTTACAATATATTTAATCATGGCAACATTCTGCTACGTATCTTGCAAAATGCACAGAATTTGCATGAAAGACAATAAATTAGCTTCTTACATGGGAAATTGTGTCTGAAGCAGGACTGAGCTGTGATCATCCACTCAGCACGTGTCTCACAGAATATAGCGATGCTGTTCCTTGGCTGTTGGCCCAGTGCTGCCAAGCCACTGCCAAAGAGAGAAACTTCAACATCCAGCTCCTGATACGTCATCCACTTGTAATCCCCCAAAATCAGctataaaaaaattgaaattaaaaaaaaattttcaatgCCAGCAAAAAGACAGTGGATcagatacaaaaagaaaaaaatgaacaaattcatTCTGATCCTGTAGAATATGGAATTCGATTTatactttatcattaattataattcatttatttgccaTGTGGGTCAAAGTTTAATTGAAATAgctatataaaacaacaaatatcaGATGCTATCTCTACAGATAATATAACCAGCCTGCAGATAGCTTATGCCTTTGTAAAAGTGATATTTGATGCCTGTAGATGTGACCAAATAATGCATGTGTGTAAACATCTACCTTTTTGAAGACCTTGCCACCAGGCTGGGTTTCATTCTCTTCACTTAGAATTGTTCGCGTTCCCAGGCACTGTAACCTGCTAAAGCGCTGCACTGCATGATCGAACAGTTTGTCCAGTGTGTCTTTTCCAGGGAAATCCATCAGGGCCAGGGAGTCGAAATGGTCCACGCAGCGATACGGACCCTCTATTTGACCTTTGGTGGATTTGGCCTTGAGTCGCTTGGCGAGGGCGCTCTTCTTCTGGGCTCCCGTTAGGAAGTACCATGGTAGGAAGCTCAGCATTGAGTACAGCCATACCAGCATGTGGACAGGGAGCAGGACCACATTGCTAAGGTCGATTTTCATAGTCGTGTAGATTTCAAGACTTGGGTGTCCAAAGCTGAATGACGTTTCTTTATTACGCTGTTACTTATTGAGTCTGGTTATTTCACAGATGCAGAGCCTCACTTCCTCCTTTTTGTGTGACctaacaaagacagagacacaaaacagacaaacaacaaaTTAGGAAAAAAGCAACTACAATGAAGCTCTTTGACAAGTTCAGATTCAGCTACAAAATGGGCAGTCGTTTCTCTGCATGGATGAGACCTGTGTCACAAAAGTGTCTTATAAATGATGCATCCCAGAAGagtgaaaacaaacaacagtCAGATCTATGCAAATACCACCAGCTCATCATAAAAATGACTCCACAGTAACAAGCTGCAGGCTATCATGACCTTAGAACAGGCCACAATGATCAGATAAGGTTGTGTAAACAAACTCTgttgtcatttaaaaaagaataggCAGATAAAAAGACattagattagaaaaaaaaaataaatcacatttttctCTGTTAATGCAAACATGTCATGTCATACGATATAATAATTCAATCTTTTTTATGTTAattctgtaaaaatatttagataTCCTGGTACATGTTGCCattattatgttaaaaaaaaatttaaatgctCTTCCGgatcatttacatatttttgcatATAACAAAGTCAATGCATTTTATAATGCTTTTACAGAGCTaagccatgcacacacattcgcaTTCTCGAGTAGGTACATATAATGAATATGTAAAAAGAATGATCCACCAAAAAACTTCACCTTTCTCAgttgtatttttaaaacaatttccATCAGATATCAATAAAGTtatctctctcttgcactctgTCCAAGCTTTAATTGCTTGGCCATATCATATATTGCAATCATACCAAAACAGGAGTCCAATGTCTCAAAGATTTTATCTAAGACATAGGAGTCTACACACCTTTTCTGCCATTTTGTCTTTTGCTTATATTGTCTATTGTCTCTTGTTGCTGATGTAACACTGGAATTTTCCACCTGGTATTAATAAAGCACTACCTCATCTTACATAAAAATACCTGACAGCTGTCCTTCACTAAATTTGACCttcagaaaactaaaaaaaatgtccttttaagCTGATGAATAATGCAGCCGTGACTATTTCCATAGATACCCCGTTACCCCCCTTACCTTCATTCACATCACATCAgatgagtaaaaaaacaacaacaattaagCAAGGCCAAAAAGAATGGACGATCAGACTTACTCATTAAAAAGATGAGTCTATGAAAGAAGAGTTTGCCATTTTATTTGAGGATGCTACACCTGGTCAGAGCAGTGAGGAAGCGTGAGTGTGAGAGCCAATGAGGCGTCTCTCCTGAGCTCACCCCACACTCACCACATCCACCAATACGGTGTCATCTGGATTTACAGGCTCAAACTTGGATCCCATTACCCTCATTGCGGGTTAATACGGTTTATCATTTAAAACCATCTCCTCCAGTCAGGATATGTAGCATCAATGCCATGTTGGCACAACTCAAGGACAAAGATCATACAATTGAGCGACATACTTGCATCATATAAATGGTCCCAGTCACCATCACAGCCATATTTAACAATTAGAAAATGGTGgtaatttacatttctggcattttaGCAGAaaacctttatccagagtgactaacatttttattccaatttatacaactaaataattgagggttaagggccttgatcaggggcccagaagtggagCTTCTTGattggtggagctgggattcgaacccttgaccttctgatcagttaTCCAACACCTTAtctactaggctaccacaatTTATTTAAGGGATGTAGTAAACTTCCGTTATAACTCAGGGATGCCTGTGCTATCATGGCGTGTTGTGCTGTGTCAGGACATACTGGTGAAACATGCTTTCTTCTGTGATCACTCTATAACCACAGTGAACATCGAACAGTTATAACATACAAGTCTCATACATCATCCACATCATCACCACCTCCGCCGCCGCCACATGGGTACCGCGCCACGCTTTATACTTCACACATCATTAATCTTTACTTGTTAGTGTTTCACTCAAAcgcaaactgttttatttttcacatccGTCTCATGACGTTTTAACCTTCTAGCtaagaattaattaattctCATTCTCCCCCGTAATAAAGCCACAAAGCTGCTTTTTTTGAGCCGATACTGAATCTCGGTCACgctgttttattattagtacaatataaaacacaagCCGAACCAAACAAACGTTACTGATACCTTAAAGCGCTGAAGGATCTCGCAGTCTTTACAGCAGCCTGAACGCCGGTTGCTCTACCGTCACTATATCACCAGACTGACCGATAGTTACCTCTCAACGTCTTACCCAAACCCGGAAATCTGACGTCATCTGACTCCATGTTTTTCACCCAATCAGTACGGCGTCGTGCGGCGTAGCGTGCGCGTGCTCATTTGTTTCGAATCTGCTCGCGTTTTGAATGCGCGTGCGATGCGTCTGTGACGCATGTCCAACTATTTATGacttaaaagtgtaaaagttgAGAAACACGAACACGGAAATGAACGTGATTTCGCTGCATCTTGATGTGTGAACGTCATTGTTTCCTAGATGCCACTGTAGCTGACTCAGCAACTCTCCTTCAAGTAACCCATGTTTATCAATGCAATCATTTATACTAACTACTTCATCCTGGTTAGGGGGATGGAGGGGATTGGAAACACTGACCAAAAGGCAAGAAAAACATACAGGATGAGATAGCAGTTATAGCAAGGACTTATACCTAGGctcaatggtgtgtgtgtgtttggcttttattaaatgatatttacaccatttgtttaaaaaaaaaagaagaagaaagaaaacacaggaGGAACCATGAAGTCCACTCAGGTACAAAGGTCACTTTTTGCCTTCAACCATGATGATGTGGTAGCCGAACTTTGTCTTCACGGGAGGATCCGTGTATACAGGCTTATCCATTGTGCTGACAGGCAGCGCAAACGCAGCATCCTGAAATGGTCCCACCATTGATCCTCGAGTCATCCAGCCCAGGTCACCCtggtaaatgtaaaacaaagtTTCAAAGGTTTTTGATTTAACCTTTCCCTAATTTGATCAAGTTAATGTTGACCCTGTTTTCCAGTGACCTttcaaaccaaaacaaatgagATAAACTGCAGCATGTGGCATGACAAAAAAAGCGACTATGTAATGTGAGAAACACTTCTCTGTTTTTAGCCCAAGTAATCAAATGTAATCAGAATCAGTAAACAGGAGCTGTATTTCTTTTGCATACAATTAATTTTAGTGCTTAACTAAGTGCAGAGTACTCAGTTCCAGTACACAGAGGcaacacgcacaataaaaataagatgagtataaaaaataaataatataaatacacatatgtaaacacagacaaaaaaataataattaataaataaattgtatgtacagttgtgctaCAGAAGACAAAATGGAATAGAACAGAATGAATGAGATGCAGGGATGTACTAGGATGGAGGttgtaacaaataaatataagattatgGGACATCGTTATTGCGTAATGGTGGAAACTTTTAACTGTTCATGAGGTAGATTGGGCGAAAAACTCTTCTTGTGCCTGGTTGTGCTGGTCTTTGGGGATCTGTATCGCCGGCCAGATGGTAAAAGTTAAAAGAGCGGATAACTTGGATGTGAGTCATCAGGAGTgattttcagaatcagaaagagctttattgccaggtatgttttcacaggCGAGAAATTTGttatagtgacagaagctcGTGTAACAcaatgacatatacaatatagacaaaattgtatgtacaagtgtgaaaatgtgcaattgaaatatacatagtgcaaatgaGAAACGTATTGTATTTCATGTATGttagtgttcatcagatggattgcatgagggaagaaactgttcttatgtctggtcgttctggagctcagggctctgtagcgtcgaccagatggcaacagttcaaagagtgagtgtgctagatgtgaggggtccagagtgattgtctttgcccttttgctcactccggagaagtacagatcttggagagtggggagagttgtgccaatggttcactcagcagtccggacaaccctctgtagtcttctgaggtcagatttggtagctgagctgaaccaaacagtaattgaggtgcagaggatggattgaGGTCCAGAAGATCCTGTGGCagaacttcctcagctggtgAATGAAGTACAatctctgctgggcctttttcaaaatggagtctatgtgaatgtcccacttctgGTCCTGgactctcctgaagtccactatcatctccactgtcttgagcgtgttcagctccaggttgttaagactgcaccagacagccagccgttcaacctccagtctgtaagcagactcgtcaccgtcctggataaggccgatcagtgtggtgtcgtctgcaaacttcaggagcttgacaaaAGGGTCGTTAGAGGTGCAGTCgttcgtgtacagggagaagagcttTGCCAAAAATTTGGAGGATCAGTTCACCCTGGGGGGGCGCCAATGCTGATGGTGTgggtgctggatttgagttttcccagtagcactagctgctgcctgtctgtcagaaagctggtgatccacttacagacagagaaaggcacggagagctgggttaatttgggctgaaggtgtgatgggatgatggtgttgaaagcagagctgaagtccacaaacaggatcctcacataagtccctggtctgtccagatgctgcagaacataatgcagtcccatattgaccacgtcattcacagacctgtttgctctgtaggcaaactgcagtgGGTCCAGTAAAggtccagtgatgtccttcagataagccaaaaccagtctttcaaatgatttcatgaccacagatgttagagccacatGTCTGTAGTCATGAAGTCTGgtaattttgggtttctttggaaCGCGGATGAtagtggagcttttgaagcatgaggggacttcacacagctccagtgatgtgTTGAAGATCcgtgtgaagatgggggccagctgatcagcacaggctttcagacaggctggtgaaacacgacacacatcatcttcactgaactgaattttagGTGTGTTGGAGTCGGGGGGTACAGAAGGTGAGAATTGCgctttttcaaacctgcagtagaactcgttcaggtcgtctgccagttgttgattcaccacagtgtgGGGGGATGGCGTTGTGTAGTTGGTaatggctttcagacctttccacactgaggCGGAGTCATTAGAGGAAAACTGAATCCGTAGTTTTTCTGAATAATTCCTTAATAATTTCATGAGTCCTTTTCCTCACTCTGGATATATACAGTTCTTGAAAGGTGGGCAGGGGAACACTAATAATCCTTTCAGCAGTCTGAACCattctctgtagtcttctgaagTCTGATTTTGTAGCTGAGCAAAACCAGACAGTTATTGATGTGCACAAAACAGGCTCTGACGGTAGTAGGACTGTTTtagcagctcctgtggcaggttaAACTCCCTCAACTGGGTAAGGAAGTGCATCCTTTGTTTTATTAACCGTTTTTGATGTGagtgtcccacttcaggtccagGGATATGGTAGCACCCAGGAACTTCAATGCCTTCACTAAAGCCAcagtgctgtccatgatggtgagtgtgGGTGGTGCATGGgtggtttctcctgaagtccacaatcaTCTCCACTGTTTTGAGCGAACTGATCTCCAAGTTGTTGTGAcagcaccagacagccagctctTTAACCTCCTGTCTGTAGGCAAACTCGTCTCCATTTTTGATGAAGCTGGAGACTGTAAACTTCAGGAGATTGATAGAGGGATCAATAGAGGTTCAATCGTTGGTGTatagggagaagagcagtggggagagaacacaaccTTGATGTGGTCCAGTGTTGATGGAGTGGCTGTTTGACATGAATTTCCCCAGTCTCTCTAGCTGCTGCCTATCTATTTCAATCTTTTTATTGAGGAAGTATCACAAACAGTCATGTACAAACAATTTACTGGTATTCCCCTTAAaactttgttattttaaaacacaataaaacagtgagtaaagaaaaaaaggcataaacaggagacagaaaacacacgcaataataaacaaacaaacaaacataaataaataaataaagtggggggggggggtgggagAGGCAGAATTAATCACATGGTAGCATTTGTTGCGATTTAAAATAGTCTATGAAAGAGCCCCATTTATGGTGAAATTTTTCAGAGTTACCCCTGGATGAAAACTTTATCTTTTCCAGTTTAAGCAATGACATCACATTCTGGAGCCAAACAGAAATTGAAGGTGCTTTAGAGGCTTTCCAGAGAAGTAAAATGCACCGTCTAGCCACAAGTGACGTAAATGTCAAAATATCAACCTTGATCAGGGTCAGTTAACACAGAGTTAACCTGGAGTCCAAATACAGCTAAGCGCTGCTGCCTATCTGTCAGAAAGCTGTTGATCCACTGACAGGTTAGTTTGGTCTGAAGGAGTGTAGGAATGATAGTGTTAAAGGCTGAACGGAAGTctacaaacaggatcctcacataactCCCTGATTTATCCAGGTGCTGCAGGATGTAATGCAGTCCCAAGTTTACTGCATCATTTACGGACCTGTTTGCTCGATAAGCAAACTGCAGGAGGTCCATTAAGGGTCCAGTGAAGTCTGTCAGATAAGCCAGAATCAGTTTCTCTAATGACTTCATGACAACATATGTCAGTACCACCAGTCTAGTCTTCACTGATCTGGAGCGCTGGAGAGGGGATGAGGGGGGTTACTGAAGGTCATGTAAAGAGATTGTCAGAATAGGTGTGGGCGGTTTAAAATCCACAATAAAACTCTGATAAAATCAGATCTTCAGCAAGTTGTTGATTTGccacagtgctgggggatgGTGTCTTGTAGTTGGTGATTGCTTCAGACCTTTCCAGACAGAATCTGAGTCGTCAGAAGTGAACTGATCCTCCAAATTTTTGACACAGCTCTTCTTAACCGCACTAATCTCCTCATTCAGAATGTTCCTGGACTGATTGTACAAGACCCTGTCTTCATTTCAGTGTCTGAGTGTTTCAGTAAGCCGTGGCTTATCATTGTTGAATATTAGATGATTTCTGGTAAGGATGCGCATGTCCTCACAGAAACTGATATATGAAGTTACAGTCTCAAGGAGCTCGTTCAGATCGTTGGAAGCAGCTTCAAAAATACTCCAAACAGTGAGGTCAAAACATGCTCGTAAAACTCGCTCTGTATCTTGGGTCCATCTCTTTACAATCTTTACAAGTACTATTAAAAAAACTACTCCCAGAAACAAATGACCTGATTGTTCCAAGAAGTGTAAACATTTTCCTCATATGATGGTGACAGAATGAACAGACAtgacaaaaataattttttaagtcATGGACTGAACTTCATATGATCAATGAGTTGATAAAAAGAGATACATGATCATTACATAAAACCAAGTGTTTGAACAGGAAAGTGAGATACAAATTTGAGATACAAATGTTAGGGATACCAGATACATATTTACCTCAAAATAGTGTTGTAATAATCAGTGCTAGGATGTGATCTGTAAGCCTTACCCCTTGTCTAGCTTTGTCTTCACTGTACTGTGATGCCACTTCACTGAAGCGCACTCCAGACTTCAGCTTCTCCATAGCCTCCATGCATTTCCCATGTTTCTCACAAAGAATATGGCGTACCTGAaagattcaaaataaaaaagcaaaatcatTTTTCACCTTCCATTTTAATGATAAGCATACTGCCAGGGTTCAGATGAATGAAAGCATTAAATCAGCAAACATACAGGTGTGCTTAATAGGTATATAGTTACTGTTTTATACACAACAAGCCAGTTTCCTGCTGCCCCTGTCCACTAGAGAAAGGGCACAACCATATGACCAGCGCTGATCAGATTTGGTTGGTGAAGTTCAGCTCAGTAAATAACCTAGTAGTGTGTGTCATACTTGTGCAAGTATAGCAGTCACTGTAGTGTTGCTGTAGAACAAAGGGAAAGTGCCGTGAAATGGCACAAACCATGTGATTTGATTCTGTAGATTGGTCCTGTTGAAACCAAAAATCAATGAGATTTCTTT comes from the Tachysurus fulvidraco isolate hzauxx_2018 chromosome 17, HZAU_PFXX_2.0, whole genome shotgun sequence genome and includes:
- the pin4 gene encoding peptidyl-prolyl cis-trans isomerase NIMA-interacting 4, with translation MPPKGKGGKGAKGGASDSGDKSDKKEKAQKGGTAVKVRHILCEKHGKCMEAMEKLKSGVRFSEVASQYSEDKARQGGDLGWMTRGSMVGPFQDAAFALPVSTMDKPVYTDPPVKTKFGYHIIMVEGKK